From Enhydrobacter sp., the proteins below share one genomic window:
- a CDS encoding DJ-1/PfpI family protein translates to MSDTLQIGILIYPDVTQLDATGPAQFLARLPGAKLHMIWKTRDPVPTDAGFSIVPTTTFADCPRLDVICVPGGFGQVALMTDPETLAFLREQGETARYVTSVCTGSLVLGAAGLLKGYRSACHWAWRDLLTDFGAVPVAERVVRDRNRISGGGVTAGIDFGLTLAAELAGEDVARTLQLSFEYDPQPPFDSGSPDKADPALVKRMRERLAPMLDIRRKANQEAAARLS, encoded by the coding sequence ATGTCCGACACGCTCCAGATCGGAATCCTGATCTATCCCGACGTCACCCAGCTCGATGCCACGGGTCCGGCGCAGTTCCTGGCGCGATTGCCGGGCGCCAAGCTGCACATGATCTGGAAGACGCGCGACCCGGTGCCGACCGACGCGGGCTTCTCGATCGTACCGACCACGACCTTCGCCGACTGCCCCAGGCTCGACGTGATCTGCGTGCCGGGCGGCTTCGGCCAGGTCGCCCTGATGACCGATCCCGAGACGCTCGCCTTCCTGCGCGAGCAAGGCGAGACCGCACGCTACGTGACGTCGGTCTGCACCGGATCGCTGGTCCTCGGCGCCGCCGGCCTGCTGAAGGGCTATCGTTCGGCCTGCCACTGGGCGTGGCGCGACCTTCTGACGGACTTCGGCGCGGTTCCGGTCGCCGAGCGGGTGGTGCGCGATCGCAACCGCATCTCGGGCGGGGGCGTGACGGCGGGCATCGATTTCGGCCTGACGCTGGCGGCGGAGCTCGCCGGCGAGGACGTCGCCAGGACGCTGCAGCTCAGCTTCGAGTACGATCCGCAGCCGCCGTTCGATTCGGGCTCGCCGGACAAGGCCGACCCGGCGCTGGTCAAGCGCATGCGCGAACGCCTGGCGCCGATGCTCGACATCCGTCGCAAGGCCAACCAGGAGGCGGCGGCGCGCCTGAGTTAG
- a CDS encoding DUF1772 domain-containing protein, with amino-acid sequence MAFWLACAGALGSGTVGGIFFAFSNFVMAALGRLPPAQGAAAMNAINVTVLNPLFFVVFFGTGFLGLALLFVSIMLWPEPGARWLLAAALTYLVGCIGVTMVFNVPLNNALGAAPNDGELWTRYRRVWTAWNTVRTLACIAASGLFVAALISLT; translated from the coding sequence GTGGCGTTCTGGCTCGCCTGCGCCGGCGCGCTCGGCAGCGGCACGGTCGGCGGCATCTTCTTCGCCTTTTCCAACTTCGTCATGGCGGCGCTCGGGCGATTGCCGCCGGCGCAGGGCGCCGCCGCCATGAACGCGATCAACGTCACCGTCCTGAATCCGCTCTTCTTCGTCGTCTTCTTCGGGACCGGCTTCCTCGGCCTCGCCTTGCTCTTCGTCTCGATCATGCTGTGGCCCGAGCCGGGTGCCCGATGGCTGCTCGCGGCGGCCCTGACCTATCTCGTCGGCTGCATCGGCGTGACCATGGTCTTCAACGTGCCGCTGAACAACGCGCTGGGTGCCGCGCCGAACGATGGCGAGCTGTGGACGCGCTACAGGCGCGTCTGGACGGCCTGGAACACGGTCCGCACGCTGGCGTGCATCGCCGCGAGCGGCCTGTTCGTCGCCGCGCTGATCTCGCTGACCTAA